Proteins from a single region of Perognathus longimembris pacificus isolate PPM17 chromosome 27, ASM2315922v1, whole genome shotgun sequence:
- the LOC125342780 gene encoding vomeronasal type-2 receptor 116-like, translating to MRRKFFMRGSFHVPLAFSHHHPDVSGFTDFVKAVNPSKYPEDFFLARLWVHSFNCSDSESDCVTWQNCPRDASLDWLPGHIFDMTMSGDSYNIYNAVYALAQALHEMLLHQTEVQTMENRKETVPSPAQLHPFLKNTQFQNPAGDWVILDDKRKLEAEYDIVNIWNFPQGLDLKVKIGQFSPFALPDHQLSFSEDLIEWAIGTTKPVHSVCSESCGPGFRKSHQAGKAACCFDCTPCSENEMANGTDMEQCVKCPDHQYANTQRNQCLLRAANFLAYGEPLGMALGCMALGLSTLTAAVLGIFVKHHNTPIVKANNQALSYILLFSLIFCFLCSLLFIGRPNTVTCILQQTTFGVVFTVAVSAVLAKTVTVVLAFKATSPGRRMRWLLVSGAPNFIIPICTLIQVTLCGLWLGTSPPFIDTDTHSEHDHLIILCNMGSLTAFYCVLGYLGSLALASFTVAFLARNLPDTFNEAKFLTFSMLVFFSVWLTFLPVYHSAKGKVMVAVEVFSILASSAGLLGCIFVPKCYIILIRPDINCVHGFRNRKCPAQLKSS from the exons ATGAGGAGGAAATTTTTCATGCGAGGTTCATTCCATGTCCCTCTCgctttttcacaccatcacccagatgtttctggattcacagattttgtcaaggcagtgaacccttccaaatacccagaagactttttccttgctcggctgtgggttcactcttttaattgctcagattctgagtctgactgtgtcacATGGCAGAACTGTCCTcgtgatgcctccttggattggttgcctgggcacatttttgacatgactatgtctggagacagttacaatatatacaacgctgtgtatgctttggcccaggctctccatgagatgctgctacatcaaacagaagtacaaacaatggaaaacaggaaagagacagtgccttcccctgcacag ctgcacccttttctgaagaacacccaatttcagaatcctgctggagattgGGTAATTTTagatgacaaaagaaaattggaggcagagtatgacattgtgaacatttggaattttccacaaggtcttgatcttaaggtgaaaataggacagttttctccatttgctctaccTGATCATCAACTATCTTTTTCTGAAGATTTGAtagagtgggccataggaactacaAAG cctgttcattctgtctgcagtgagagttgtggtcctggattcaggaaatcccatcaggcaggaaaggctgcctgttgctttgattgtaccccttgctcagagaatgagatggctaatgggacag acatggagcagtgtgtgaagtgtccagatcaccagtacGCTAACAcgcagagaaaccagtgcctcctaagagctgcaaacttcctggcttatggggagcccttggggatggccttgggctgcatggctcttggtttatctacactcacagcagctgttcttgggatctttgtgaaacatcacaacaccccaaTTGTGAAggcgaataaccaggctctcagctacatcctgctcttctcccttattttctgtttcctgtgttccttgctctttattggccgtcccaacacagtcacctgcattctacagcaaaccacatttggggtTGTATTCACTGtcgctgtttctgctgttttggccaaaactgtaactgtggttctggccttcaaggccacttctccagggagaaggatgaggtggctgctggtgtcaggggctcctaacttcatcattcccatctgcaccctgatccaggtgacactctgtggactctggctgggaacctctcctcccttcattgacacagacacacactctgaacatgaccacctcatcatcctgtgtaacatgggctccctcactgccttctactgtgtcttgggatacctgggctccctggccctggccagcttcactgtggctttcctggccaggaacctgcctgacaccttcaatgaagccaagttcctgaccttcagcatgctggtgttcttcagtgtgtggctcaccttcctgcctgtctaccacagtgccaagggcaaggtcatggtggctgtggaggtcttctccatcttggcctccagtgcagggcttcttggctgcatctttgtccccaagtgctacatcatcttgataaggccTGATATAAATTGTGTGCATGGCTTTAGGAACAGAAAATGCCCTGCACAACTTAAAtcctcctaa